TTGAAATGTGATGGTTTTGTATAGGGTCAGAAGCCATTTAGCTTAGGTACCTGATTTTAGTCCAAAATGTACCATCTTTGTTGGCTGTGTGCTTACTGAGATTACAGATAGATATTCAAATGAAACGGTCGCTATCAACAGTCTCAAAACCCCTTCTGTTGACAGACGAAGCACTGAGACCTCTCAGACTATTTACTCGCAATATAGcgctaattttatttacttatgcTTTCACTCGTGTCTATTACAGTGCTCAAACGTTTCTCAAATTAAAAGCGATATATATctacaaaataacatataatgaagtttatcaaaattaaacgCATTTTCATAGTCTCTGAAATGCTTAACTTgtcatattaacatttattatgagGAAAACGTTTatccatttataattattccttTGTCTTAATAGAATTAGAACAGAGATACGAGGTGGAGCTTGGTGTCCTAATGGTTTGATATCCCCTCGAAGTCGTCAATACTTGGAAATAGATTTACACGATGAATACCTGATCACTGCAACGGAGTCACAGGGCAGGTTCGCCAACTCTGTTGGAGTAGAGTTTGTTGAGAGTTATTCGGTTGAGTACTGGCGGAACGTTTTGAGCCGTTGGGTCAAATACAAGGACTTCAACGGCAGCCgtgtaagttataatttagttttaaactgatgatatttttttataatactgaagAAAGTTTATTCAGatgtactttaattttatattctaatttaattctaatcaCAGTTAATTATGCTTAGAAGCTCGACATTTTTGTATGACTAATCAATACTTGGGAGGAAAATACGATAACGTTCTAACATGACTGACGTGACCGAAACTCGCCATAGTCAGAAATCAAGGAAACAAACTTCAGTTAAATCTTGCCAACATCAAACGttgaattttatcaaataatcatAACTCAAACGATTAAAGcaatatagaattaaagtaCTTTTACCaatctgtattatattaaattgtttaaataactaacTTCAAATTACCCATACAATGAAActtgtttgaattaaaataactaataatcaACCGCCTTTCACTCATCAATGTAAATTCACATgtctttcaataaataacaaattgtatttttgtatcagCTAATTCCAGGCAATGTCAATACTTATACGCCGAGAAAGACCACATTAGAAGCCCCATTTGTTGCTTCAAAAGTGAGATTCTTTCCATACGCCGC
This Danaus plexippus chromosome Z, MEX_DaPlex, whole genome shotgun sequence DNA region includes the following protein-coding sequences:
- the LOC133319991 gene encoding discoidin domain-containing receptor A-like, producing the protein MQNGMISNESLAASSSYDQSVSPLSSRIRTEIRGGAWCPNGLISPRSRQYLEIDLHDEYLITATESQGRFANSVGVEFVESYSVEYWRNVLSRWVKYKDFNGSRLIPGNVNTYTPRKTTLEAPFVASKVRFFPYAAHPRTACMRVEIYGCRWKRRYNKRYI